In Flavobacterium sp. WV_118_3, one DNA window encodes the following:
- a CDS encoding RHS repeat-associated core domain-containing protein, which translates to MGKKITLFIILSALLSAIPVLSQEPFIGSATEVGFTEGALSVSLSGAANYTIPLQLPPGINGVVPKIGISYNSQSGVGMLGYGWNLTGLSAIARVPSTKFHDDKIEIINYNRLDNYALDGQRLLLKSGIHGRDGAVYETENYSNTKVTLVGGIEGAPDRGPDYFIVEYADGSKAYYGYIHGNTSHSRSQTEYSITYWENPQGLRINYYYTNYISNTTILNSIRYGSAGTDTPINEVVFTYKNRLKPEEFHIAGLQKINDKIISEIQVKGNGVVLRNYVFEHTISVLGHEKLVSIQEKTGDNTKSYPKTVFQYVANLTTYSKQIEFAKTIQTTIPFANIKRTITGDFDGDGEIEILTGSADFENHAIGIYKLNRSDEAVNLLTQTTPVTISTVFSTVNFLDSSFKKKNRQGWCTVEGGNNAVVKVYSYNSNTGSADLEYQKSFTSIIPEHNSNDMNSYSGCFSLPGDFNGDGLTDLLFLKNNGDGTLATQFVDLDRRLASDLTYNSGTLRIGNVTGTFANGVPIVKGSFQFKTGDFDGDGKTNLIIFRGDPYNAMDIYSLRNHVFVKIYSWTTPLPAYLGNPFTTTGHSVNGIRMFPITIGDYNGDGKSDIFFPALGKVLMATGGMQFIEELLPSYDGSESYKEQFLALDFNNDGKDDIVKLSPILVKEPGSTSYTIWTDNQGAHQCCPVQNYYKFHGLKIEHYFRMGATSVSLPWGHQSFQRMMYVRGIPYAEMNRFDKKLVVLFTRKSKTDGSKTEIALLGGDLSNKISFFTNKSFLDDEYLLQNIHVNGTNQTITYANLKPGNGVYFAGNDIEIFPNYTINIAEKFKVVSKIQKSGPAYYKSQDFRYQGAVAHAEGLGFFGFQSTLKTNWYDDPSKIISHVTKFDMNKRGAVIQDFSVLGLVSPTLTLAATDSFISKSNTLYNNEDRYDEEPVLPNKVYKLRKTRVLNCNGLTGVNSETTMVYNARGNPTTITTTVKNGTTLERTTEENYTYAPLITTPYMIDRPRSKSTTVTLAGNDVERSQEVYLYEKNLLKQLRLRPRGHNTRYLTENNKYDRYGNLIQKTLSATGMAPRVSKWEYDTPTHRFVSKKTDILGNQTTYTYDASSGLMLTETIHNSTNPMTTTYAYDKWGKTIKKTDYLGNNEKYTYAKTRGYGVLKTTIGDDGSSSSTQIDAYGREVRRGTKNSNGKWSYVDLRYDIEDRLISETLPYFNDSSATVWNEMQYDLYGRLIQAVSLKTTGSQGKVINYTYSGLTTIEDDGIQSKQSVYNALDQIVSLTETPGGTITYSYYANGKLKESVYEGGKIKLEYDGWGNKTKLEDPSAGMYTYQYNAFGELTKETTPKGTVKNFIDDFGRLTQTEEESQNEKSYYTRYFYNTDHILQGAIREEYLTGKVTNEEYYEYDDYKRPKKITLATPHATFIKELTYDTFGRIAKEKQTATVNISGKNSSKTFRYSYRFGSRYQIFDDSNGQVLWTGNEVNSKDQLTRGTFGNELLLEQYYDEYGYIRQADIYNPRTQTPISRPDFTLTYQFDSQTGNLDARQNYAFNHFETFQYDTLDRLVQWDNETVMLHHDTFDQAIGEFEPKTCATLTNENGSLKVAITPNCTGIKKVLLTKAKVGDQLKIRFDFNKGTTHITRISIWEYNPDNGQYFKSPKDYTSNGTQSFEHTVTQYPVIELHFDTLPLAETYPMLFFLDNLLVTMDRPETQRYDNRGRITENKLGQYNYTDTDKAYRNTSIDLNAEDASYYQNREGIFNDGMEAQKGWSDLGIGWSIFGKPIYDDSKSKTGKYSLKIHNPTDKSHTLHADRWIPIDNPHGASYTFSGWVYSDRPSSRILLFMNSETETGYYTIVADTYTETTNQWVYMERTVYVPSHIKKLNIRVDNQGGGNVWFDDIRIRKTSNPKTDLRQLNVTYDLFKKPITITETGVEKVAFSYTADHFRNTMYYGGLEDPEQQPLRKDYAADGSMEITTNQQTGVSTFVFFVGGDAYTAPVVFKDNGTTGEYLYLHRDYQGTIVAISNQNGNFVEKRLFDPWGKLLKVQDGQGHNLVGLTLLDRGYTGHEHLQSVGLINMNGRLYDPKLHRFLSPDTYIQDPYNTQNYNRYGYCLNNPTKYTDPTGEFWWQAIGYLFSAYIHGAQATGEVNPYKWGDTGVYNAILGPTSSAVSYTTTEYANSYIDNYNNHPKINYYGAVINQNDHPYVPVAVIQMPTQHHFLGVNMTALSDGNFFDRFVYGTFNIPVQYLMGRSVQDGSMRNLNGTPTATEEGTLAFGSLPLWFIGGNAGATQAEASTKLLEQTGQVARTGTKLGTYELEITHGLTKSKNAFSKLKANIKLNGIQEPIKFVEHNGKRFVVDGHHRLRAAKELGIQNVPVQQVKLPYAGYKSVDDLIYSRY; encoded by the coding sequence ATGGGAAAAAAAATTACGTTGTTCATTATTCTATCCGCCTTATTGTCTGCTATTCCGGTCTTATCGCAAGAGCCTTTTATTGGGAGTGCCACCGAAGTAGGTTTTACCGAAGGAGCATTATCGGTTTCGCTATCCGGAGCTGCAAACTATACGATACCACTTCAGCTGCCTCCGGGAATTAATGGGGTTGTACCTAAAATCGGGATCAGTTATAATAGCCAGTCCGGTGTGGGAATGCTGGGGTACGGATGGAATCTTACCGGTTTGTCCGCGATTGCAAGGGTGCCATCAACTAAATTTCACGATGATAAAATTGAAATTATCAATTATAATCGTTTGGATAATTATGCGTTAGACGGTCAGCGGCTGCTACTGAAAAGTGGTATTCATGGTAGGGATGGAGCGGTATATGAAACGGAAAATTATTCGAATACCAAGGTCACACTTGTTGGCGGTATTGAAGGGGCGCCGGATAGAGGTCCGGATTATTTTATTGTGGAATACGCCGATGGATCCAAAGCCTATTATGGGTATATACACGGGAATACGTCCCATTCCAGATCGCAAACGGAATATTCCATTACCTATTGGGAAAACCCTCAGGGATTGCGAATCAATTATTACTATACCAATTATATTTCAAATACGACCATCCTGAATAGTATCCGGTACGGATCGGCCGGTACGGATACGCCAATAAATGAAGTTGTTTTTACGTATAAAAACAGATTGAAGCCGGAAGAATTTCATATTGCCGGACTTCAGAAAATCAATGATAAAATTATAAGTGAAATACAGGTTAAAGGAAATGGAGTAGTCCTGCGCAATTATGTTTTTGAGCATACGATAAGTGTTCTGGGACATGAAAAACTGGTCAGTATACAGGAAAAAACGGGGGATAACACAAAGAGCTATCCTAAAACGGTTTTTCAATATGTTGCTAATTTAACCACTTATTCCAAGCAAATTGAATTTGCAAAAACCATTCAAACAACTATTCCTTTCGCCAATATCAAGCGAACCATTACCGGAGATTTTGATGGTGATGGAGAAATTGAAATCCTTACAGGAAGTGCTGATTTTGAGAATCACGCTATCGGAATTTATAAATTAAATCGATCAGATGAGGCTGTTAATCTGCTTACTCAGACGACCCCGGTAACGATCAGCACCGTTTTTTCCACCGTAAATTTTCTGGATAGTAGTTTTAAAAAGAAAAACCGGCAAGGCTGGTGCACGGTTGAAGGAGGAAATAATGCGGTAGTTAAAGTGTATTCATACAATAGCAATACCGGTAGCGCCGATTTAGAATACCAGAAAAGCTTTACGTCTATTATTCCGGAGCATAACAGTAATGATATGAACTCGTATTCCGGTTGTTTTTCTTTGCCGGGCGATTTTAATGGTGATGGATTAACGGACTTGTTGTTTCTTAAAAACAATGGCGACGGAACACTGGCAACCCAGTTTGTGGATTTAGACAGAAGACTGGCATCTGATTTGACTTATAATTCCGGGACATTGAGAATTGGAAATGTGACCGGTACTTTTGCTAATGGGGTACCGATTGTAAAAGGAAGCTTCCAATTTAAAACCGGCGATTTTGATGGTGATGGTAAAACCAATCTGATTATTTTCAGAGGAGATCCGTATAACGCGATGGATATTTATTCGTTGCGAAACCATGTTTTTGTAAAAATATACAGTTGGACGACTCCTTTGCCGGCCTATCTGGGAAATCCATTTACTACGACAGGGCATTCGGTAAATGGTATTCGGATGTTCCCGATTACGATAGGTGATTATAATGGCGATGGTAAGAGTGATATATTTTTTCCGGCATTGGGGAAAGTGTTAATGGCTACAGGCGGGATGCAATTTATAGAGGAATTATTGCCCTCCTATGACGGATCGGAATCGTATAAAGAGCAATTTTTGGCACTGGATTTTAATAATGACGGGAAAGACGACATTGTAAAACTTTCCCCGATATTGGTAAAAGAACCAGGCAGCACTTCCTATACGATCTGGACGGATAACCAAGGCGCGCATCAATGTTGTCCGGTTCAGAATTATTACAAATTTCATGGACTTAAAATAGAGCATTATTTCAGAATGGGTGCTACTTCGGTTTCGTTACCGTGGGGGCATCAGTCTTTTCAGCGAATGATGTATGTCCGCGGTATTCCGTATGCCGAGATGAACCGGTTTGATAAAAAGCTGGTAGTACTTTTTACCCGAAAAAGTAAAACGGATGGTAGCAAAACCGAAATCGCACTATTGGGAGGCGATCTAAGTAACAAAATTTCGTTTTTCACCAACAAAAGCTTTTTGGATGATGAATATTTACTTCAAAATATTCATGTTAACGGTACAAACCAAACGATTACCTATGCCAATTTAAAACCGGGAAACGGGGTGTATTTTGCCGGGAATGACATTGAAATATTTCCGAATTATACGATTAATATTGCTGAAAAATTTAAAGTCGTTTCGAAAATACAGAAAAGCGGACCGGCATATTATAAAAGTCAGGATTTCCGTTATCAGGGCGCTGTAGCTCATGCGGAAGGGTTAGGATTCTTTGGATTCCAATCGACGTTGAAAACCAATTGGTATGACGATCCGTCGAAAATCATATCCCATGTAACGAAGTTCGATATGAATAAAAGAGGAGCCGTAATTCAGGATTTCTCCGTTCTTGGATTAGTTTCGCCAACATTAACCCTGGCCGCTACCGATTCCTTTATCAGTAAAAGCAATACGCTATATAATAACGAAGACCGCTATGATGAAGAACCTGTATTGCCCAATAAGGTATACAAACTGAGAAAAACACGGGTTCTAAATTGTAACGGACTAACCGGAGTAAACAGTGAAACGACGATGGTTTACAATGCCAGAGGTAATCCCACTACGATAACCACCACGGTAAAAAACGGAACGACGCTCGAACGGACTACGGAGGAAAATTATACCTACGCTCCGCTAATAACCACCCCTTATATGATAGACCGGCCAAGGAGTAAAAGTACTACGGTGACCCTTGCAGGGAATGATGTGGAGCGTAGCCAGGAGGTGTATTTGTATGAAAAGAACCTGCTAAAACAGCTAAGACTAAGACCGAGGGGGCATAATACCAGATATCTTACCGAAAATAACAAATACGATCGCTATGGCAATCTAATCCAAAAAACACTGTCGGCCACAGGAATGGCACCCAGGGTTAGCAAATGGGAATATGACACACCAACACATCGTTTTGTAAGCAAGAAGACGGATATTTTGGGAAATCAAACCACCTATACCTATGATGCCAGTAGCGGTTTAATGCTAACAGAAACAATACACAACAGTACTAACCCCATGACCACCACTTATGCCTATGACAAGTGGGGGAAAACGATCAAAAAAACCGATTATCTGGGGAATAATGAAAAATACACCTATGCGAAAACGCGTGGATACGGAGTACTTAAAACTACTATAGGTGACGATGGTAGTAGTAGTAGCACTCAGATTGACGCTTATGGAAGGGAAGTGCGGAGAGGGACAAAAAACAGCAACGGGAAATGGTCGTATGTCGATTTGAGGTACGATATTGAGGACAGGCTTATCTCCGAAACGCTCCCCTATTTTAACGATTCGAGTGCTACGGTATGGAATGAAATGCAGTATGATCTATATGGCAGACTTATCCAGGCCGTTTCATTAAAAACTACAGGTTCTCAGGGTAAAGTTATAAATTATACCTATTCCGGTTTAACGACAATTGAAGATGATGGTATCCAGTCCAAACAAAGTGTGTACAATGCACTGGATCAGATTGTTTCGTTAACGGAAACGCCGGGCGGAACCATTACCTATAGTTATTATGCAAACGGTAAGCTGAAAGAGTCGGTTTACGAAGGAGGAAAAATTAAATTGGAGTATGATGGCTGGGGTAACAAAACAAAACTGGAAGATCCTTCTGCCGGAATGTATACTTACCAATACAACGCATTTGGAGAACTTACCAAAGAGACCACACCCAAAGGAACCGTTAAAAATTTTATCGACGATTTTGGCCGGCTAACCCAAACCGAAGAGGAGTCTCAAAATGAGAAATCGTATTATACCCGCTATTTTTATAATACCGATCATATCCTTCAGGGGGCTATACGCGAAGAATACCTAACCGGAAAGGTTACCAATGAGGAATATTATGAATATGATGATTATAAAAGGCCTAAAAAAATTACACTAGCAACACCTCATGCTACTTTTATCAAAGAACTCACCTATGATACCTTCGGAAGAATTGCAAAAGAAAAACAAACCGCGACGGTAAATATCAGTGGAAAAAATAGCTCCAAAACTTTCCGTTATAGCTATCGTTTTGGCTCTCGCTATCAGATATTCGACGACAGTAACGGTCAGGTTTTATGGACCGGAAATGAAGTGAATTCAAAGGATCAGCTTACACGGGGAACCTTTGGAAATGAATTGCTTCTGGAACAATATTATGATGAATATGGGTATATCCGGCAAGCCGATATATACAATCCTAGAACACAAACACCTATTTCAAGGCCCGATTTTACACTGACGTACCAGTTTGATTCCCAAACCGGAAACCTTGACGCACGGCAAAATTATGCATTTAATCATTTTGAAACCTTTCAATACGATACACTCGACCGATTGGTACAATGGGATAACGAAACGGTTATGCTACACCACGATACTTTCGATCAGGCTATCGGGGAATTTGAACCCAAAACCTGTGCTACGCTTACAAACGAAAACGGAAGCCTGAAAGTAGCCATAACACCAAATTGCACGGGTATTAAAAAAGTGTTGCTCACCAAAGCCAAAGTCGGTGATCAACTAAAAATCCGGTTCGATTTCAATAAAGGAACTACTCACATAACCCGTATTTCTATTTGGGAATACAACCCAGATAACGGACAGTACTTTAAGTCGCCCAAAGATTATACAAGTAATGGAACCCAGTCTTTTGAACATACCGTCACGCAATATCCGGTTATCGAATTGCATTTTGACACATTGCCTTTGGCCGAAACCTATCCGATGCTATTTTTTCTGGACAATCTGCTGGTAACAATGGATCGCCCCGAAACACAACGATATGACAACCGTGGTCGTATTACCGAAAACAAACTTGGGCAATATAACTATACCGATACCGATAAAGCGTATCGAAACACTTCCATCGACCTCAACGCGGAGGATGCTTCCTACTACCAAAACCGGGAAGGGATCTTTAACGATGGGATGGAAGCGCAAAAAGGATGGTCGGATTTAGGGATCGGATGGAGTATCTTCGGTAAACCGATATACGACGATTCCAAGTCCAAAACCGGAAAATATTCCTTAAAAATTCATAATCCGACCGATAAATCACATACCCTTCATGCTGATCGTTGGATTCCAATTGACAATCCGCATGGCGCCTCTTATACTTTTTCCGGATGGGTATACAGCGACAGGCCCAGTTCGCGAATTCTTCTATTTATGAATTCCGAAACCGAAACGGGGTATTATACCATCGTGGCCGATACATATACCGAAACCACTAACCAATGGGTGTATATGGAGCGAACCGTATATGTCCCATCCCACATTAAAAAATTAAACATTAGAGTGGACAATCAAGGAGGTGGCAATGTTTGGTTTGACGATATCCGAATCCGAAAAACCAGTAACCCGAAAACTGATTTGCGCCAGTTGAATGTTACCTATGATCTGTTTAAAAAACCCATAACCATTACCGAAACCGGTGTCGAAAAAGTAGCCTTTTCGTATACCGCCGATCATTTCCGAAATACCATGTATTACGGTGGATTGGAAGACCCGGAACAACAACCTTTACGAAAAGATTATGCCGCCGATGGCTCGATGGAAATTACCACGAACCAGCAAACAGGAGTCTCTACTTTTGTGTTTTTTGTAGGTGGTGATGCCTATACCGCTCCGGTGGTTTTTAAGGACAACGGAACGACAGGCGAATACCTTTACCTCCATCGGGATTATCAGGGAACGATCGTGGCCATCTCCAACCAAAACGGGAATTTTGTCGAAAAACGGCTTTTCGATCCGTGGGGGAAACTATTAAAAGTACAGGATGGGCAAGGTCACAATCTGGTCGGTTTAACCCTATTGGATCGCGGTTATACCGGACACGAACACCTACAAAGTGTCGGGCTTATCAATATGAATGGCCGTTTATACGATCCTAAACTCCACCGGTTCCTCTCGCCCGATACTTATATTCAGGATCCGTATAATACGCAAAATTATAACCGTTACGGTTATTGTTTAAACAATCCAACCAAATACACCGATCCAACCGGGGAATTCTGGTGGCAGGCCATAGGGTATCTTTTTTCGGCCTATATACACGGCGCACAGGCAACCGGTGAGGTGAATCCGTATAAATGGGGAGATACCGGAGTCTACAATGCGATTTTAGGACCAACGTCATCGGCCGTTTCCTATACCACTACAGAATATGCGAACTCCTACATTGATAACTATAATAACCATCCGAAGATAAATTATTATGGAGCAGTTATTAACCAGAATGATCATCCGTATGTACCGGTAGCAGTCATTCAGATGCCCACACAACATCATTTTCTGGGGGTAAACATGACGGCACTTTCGGACGGTAATTTCTTCGATCGGTTTGTATATGGCACCTTTAACATCCCGGTACAATATTTGATGGGAAGAAGCGTTCAGGATGGTAGTATGCGTAACCTCAACGGTACGCCTACGGCCACGGAAGAGGGCACTTTAGCTTTTGGTTCGTTACCTTTATGGTTTATAGGAGGTAATGCTGGCGCGACGCAAGCAGAAGCAAGTACCAAATTGTTGGAGCAAACTGGGCAGGTTGCTAGGACGGGAACTAAGTTAGGAACGTATGAATTAGAAATAACTCACGGGCTTACTAAATCCAAAAATGCTTTTTCAAAACTTAAAGCTAATATAAAGCTAAATGGGATTCAGGAACCAATAAAGTTTGTAGAGCATAATGGTAAAAGATTCGTTGTTGACGGCCACCATCGCTTAAGGGCAGCAAAAGAGTTGGGAATTCAAAATGTTCCAGTACAGCAAGTAAAACTACCTTATGCTGGTTATAAATCAGTTGATGATCTAATTTATTCTCGTTACTAA
- a CDS encoding class I SAM-dependent methyltransferase: MEKPEFWEASFVDKKEMWGFTPAQSTVMTNDFFVSQALKNILVPGIGYGRNAQLFRENGMTVTGIEISKTAIEIARKHYDDTLKIFHGSVTDMPFDHQKYDGIFCYALIHLLDEEERKKLIRDCYDQLEEGGYMIFTMITKEAATYGTGKYLGPDRYEIIDGVTLFFYDLESVHREFDPFGLFDITTVPENFPFFLVKCRKNEK, encoded by the coding sequence ATGGAAAAACCCGAATTCTGGGAAGCCAGTTTTGTTGATAAAAAAGAAATGTGGGGTTTTACGCCCGCGCAGTCTACCGTGATGACAAACGATTTCTTTGTGTCCCAGGCCCTAAAAAACATTCTTGTTCCGGGAATCGGTTATGGTCGGAATGCACAGCTTTTCAGGGAAAACGGAATGACCGTAACCGGAATTGAAATTTCAAAAACGGCTATCGAAATAGCCCGGAAACATTATGATGATACGCTAAAAATTTTTCATGGTTCGGTAACCGACATGCCGTTTGATCATCAAAAGTATGATGGTATATTTTGCTATGCGCTGATTCACCTTTTAGATGAGGAAGAACGAAAAAAACTAATCCGTGATTGCTACGATCAATTGGAAGAAGGTGGCTATATGATTTTTACGATGATCACCAAAGAAGCCGCTACCTATGGTACCGGAAAATACCTCGGGCCGGATCGTTATGAAATAATCGACGGTGTGACTCTGTTTTTCTATGATCTGGAATCGGTTCACCGGGAGTTTGATCCATTTGGTTTATTCGATATCACGACGGTTCCGGAAAATTTCCCGTTCTTTTTGGTAAAATGCCGGAAAAACGAAAAGTAA